A window of the Candidatus Jettenia caeni genome harbors these coding sequences:
- a CDS encoding putative hydroxyacylglutathione hydrolase — MFIHKIPVGPLKVCCYIVAGKISNDAMIIDPGADAEAIIDFLKKGRLTPKIIVLTHGHGDHIGANTGLKKAFPDIQICIHEEDQDMLPYPAKNLSILSAFYGGPTVRSPLANRLLRDGDTITVDEHIFDVIHTPGHTPGGICLSSKKRENGRPPILFSGDTLFKESIGRTDFPGSDQEKLLRAIKERLFVLDEDTIVYPGHGPSTTILEEKKHNPFVTEVTMHG; from the coding sequence ATGTTTATTCACAAGATACCTGTAGGACCATTAAAGGTATGCTGTTATATTGTTGCAGGTAAAATCTCAAACGATGCAATGATCATCGACCCGGGCGCAGATGCAGAAGCTATTATTGATTTTCTGAAAAAAGGGCGCCTAACACCTAAAATTATCGTACTTACCCATGGTCATGGCGATCATATCGGCGCCAACACTGGTCTTAAAAAAGCATTTCCCGATATTCAAATTTGTATACATGAGGAAGATCAGGATATGCTCCCTTATCCGGCAAAAAACCTTTCTATCCTTTCCGCTTTTTACGGCGGCCCAACGGTACGGTCACCCCTGGCAAACCGATTACTCAGGGATGGAGATACGATCACCGTGGATGAACATATCTTTGATGTAATCCATACACCGGGGCATACCCCTGGCGGAATATGCCTCTCCAGCAAAAAGCGGGAGAACGGAAGACCTCCCATATTATTTTCCGGAGATACCCTATTTAAAGAAAGTATCGGCCGGACAGATTTTCCGGGAAGCGATCAGGAAAAACTCCTTCGCGCTATCAAGGAACGATTGTTTGTTCTGGATGAAGATACAATTGTATACCCTGGACATGGTCCATCAACAACTATTTTAGAAGAAAAGAAACATAATCCATTTGTTACCGAGGTAACTATGCATGGTTGA
- a CDS encoding ATP-dependent protease ATP-binding subunit — protein MDKLTPRKIVEALDKYIIGQKNAKRAVAIAIRNRWRRHQLADELREEVLPKNIIMIGPTGVGKTEIARRMAALVKAPFLKVEASKYTEVGYHGRDVESMIRDITEIGVNMVKAEMIQGVQEKAERMAEERLLDLLLPPLPKNTEQPATEAEEQRLSTREKFRKKLQDGELSNRTVELTIHEKPYVLQGFVAGVEEIGMDFQNMLEKMVPPRAQMRKVSVPEARRILIQEEAEKLIDKEKVMQEAIRRTELFGIIFIDEIDKIAGRESTHGPDVSRQGVQRDLLPIVDGTTVNTRYGIVKTDRILFIAAGAFHVSKPSDLIPELQGRFPIRVELEDLGKEEFLRILTEPKNALIKQYKALLETEGIKIRFENDAVEAIANIAVQVNRRTQNIGARRLHTVMEKLVEDASFDAPDMNGAEIIIDAKYVENKLQAIAKDEDLSRYIL, from the coding sequence GTGGATAAACTGACACCCCGTAAGATCGTAGAAGCTCTTGATAAATATATTATCGGTCAGAAAAATGCCAAACGCGCGGTGGCAATTGCTATTCGTAACCGATGGCGCAGGCATCAACTTGCTGATGAATTACGAGAAGAGGTATTGCCGAAGAATATCATTATGATCGGTCCTACCGGTGTAGGGAAGACAGAGATTGCCAGACGCATGGCTGCCCTTGTCAAAGCCCCCTTTCTTAAAGTGGAGGCCTCAAAATATACTGAGGTTGGTTACCACGGACGGGACGTGGAGTCTATGATACGTGATATTACCGAGATCGGTGTGAATATGGTCAAGGCGGAAATGATACAAGGTGTCCAGGAAAAAGCAGAAAGGATGGCAGAGGAAAGGCTCCTCGATTTACTCTTGCCCCCTTTACCGAAAAATACCGAGCAGCCTGCTACTGAAGCTGAAGAACAGCGTCTCAGTACGCGGGAAAAATTCCGGAAAAAATTACAGGATGGTGAGCTTTCAAATCGTACCGTGGAATTAACTATTCACGAAAAACCCTATGTACTTCAGGGTTTTGTGGCAGGGGTAGAAGAGATAGGAATGGACTTCCAGAATATGCTGGAAAAAATGGTTCCTCCGCGCGCGCAAATGCGAAAGGTCTCCGTGCCCGAAGCAAGAAGGATCTTGATACAAGAGGAGGCTGAGAAGCTTATCGATAAGGAAAAGGTTATGCAGGAGGCAATCCGGAGAACCGAATTGTTTGGCATTATCTTTATTGATGAAATTGATAAGATTGCAGGACGTGAATCTACTCATGGTCCCGATGTGTCCCGGCAGGGTGTGCAAAGAGATTTATTGCCGATAGTAGACGGCACAACGGTAAACACGAGATACGGGATCGTTAAAACGGATCGCATTCTCTTTATTGCAGCAGGCGCATTTCATGTCTCCAAACCTTCAGATTTAATACCCGAACTTCAGGGACGTTTTCCCATTCGCGTGGAGTTAGAGGATCTCGGAAAAGAAGAATTTTTGCGTATCTTAACCGAACCAAAAAATGCCTTAATTAAACAATATAAGGCGCTTCTTGAGACGGAAGGAATTAAGATACGATTTGAAAATGATGCTGTTGAAGCTATTGCCAATATTGCTGTGCAGGTTAACAGGCGTACTCAGAATATTGGCGCGCGAAGATTACATACCGTTATGGAGAAACTGGTGGAAGATGCTTCTTTCGATGCGCCGGATATGAATGGCGCAGAGATTATTATTGATGCGAAGTACGTGGAGAATAAATTACAAGCCATAGCGAAAGACGAAGATTTGAGCCGGTATATTTTATAA
- a CDS encoding ATP-dependent protease peptidase subunit, which translates to MKPTIISTTILAVRKNGHVAIGGDGQVTMNAAVVKKDAKKIRKLYHDKVIVGFAGSSADAFALMERFDAKLEQYQGNVLRSAHELAKEWRTDKILRRLESLLVVVDKNYSFLISGGGDVIEPDDGIIGIGSGGSYAIAAARALIKHSSLTAKEVVEESLNIAADICIYTNKNIKVEEIK; encoded by the coding sequence ATGAAACCTACCATTATATCTACAACAATTTTAGCAGTTCGGAAGAATGGACATGTTGCTATTGGCGGCGATGGTCAGGTTACCATGAACGCTGCGGTAGTTAAAAAAGACGCGAAAAAGATTCGCAAGCTCTATCACGATAAGGTCATTGTTGGATTTGCCGGTTCATCAGCGGATGCTTTTGCCCTTATGGAAAGGTTTGATGCCAAGCTTGAACAGTACCAGGGGAATGTCCTGCGCAGCGCTCATGAACTGGCGAAAGAGTGGAGAACGGATAAAATTTTGAGGCGATTGGAGTCTCTGCTTGTTGTCGTAGATAAAAATTACTCCTTTTTAATATCTGGCGGCGGTGATGTAATCGAGCCAGATGATGGTATCATTGGTATCGGTTCTGGCGGCTCATACGCGATTGCAGCAGCCAGGGCATTGATAAAACACTCGTCGTTAACAGCAAAAGAGGTTGTGGAAGAATCCCTCAACATTGCAGCAGACATTTGTATCTATACCAATAAAAATATCAAGGTAGAGGAGATCAAGTAG
- a CDS encoding ATPase, with protein sequence MAEQTIKFDITGMHCANCAITIERKLKDVKGIKSIRVNFSSNTGMVTYDTDIINKAHIFKQTKDIGYPAKERFQLDQTSARYIQMGWLILSIVASIAIMILMYIPFPGLTHTHISYTMMIIATITILGPGMDFFISAYKSIKNLSANMDVLVSIGVLSAYLYSVLALYGIFGMTGHSFFETAVMLIAFIRIGKYMEERVRGRAGQALQKLLRLQAGRARLLSPEGKELEVDASAIQKGDVVAVRPGEIIPVDGEVTQGISSVDESMVTGESMPVVKQKGDTVVGATINKTGFLIVRTTRVGEETILSQIINMVEEAQMDKPPIQRFVDKVTNIFVPVVIGLSLVTFMCWYFLFYNFIGEHYFLWALKTAIAVLVIACPCAMGLATPTAIMVSSGIGLNRSILIKRASALEKIAQLNIIILDKTGTITEGHFAVTNLIASKAAHETEFLAIAAAGCAFSNHPLSQSVIEEAKKRGVAWDTVQDFQEEPGAGITGKYNGKDVFIGNKGLMTSHQIRTDEVDDKAKELEIHGKSLIYVAYDQALLGIVGLMDTIKQNVHDAVRLLKHMSIQTVMITGDSEQAAKAVASEVGIEEYRARVLPSEKMEIVKGFQKDGMQVGMVGDGINDAPALAQADVGIAIGAGTDVAKETGDIVLVRNDVMDIVRAIQLGRQTLTKIKQNLFWAFFYNIIGIPIAAGVLYPFFGISLKPEYAGLAMAFSSVSVVTNSLLLKRISFT encoded by the coding sequence ATGGCTGAACAGACTATAAAATTTGATATTACCGGTATGCACTGCGCCAATTGTGCCATAACTATTGAGCGAAAGCTGAAAGATGTTAAAGGGATTAAGTCAATAAGGGTTAATTTTTCCAGCAATACAGGGATGGTAACCTATGATACTGATATCATAAACAAGGCCCACATTTTTAAACAAACGAAAGATATCGGTTACCCTGCAAAAGAACGGTTCCAGTTAGATCAAACCTCAGCACGATATATTCAAATGGGATGGCTTATCTTGAGTATTGTAGCTTCCATTGCTATTATGATCCTGATGTATATACCTTTCCCCGGTTTAACACATACGCACATATCCTATACCATGATGATCATTGCTACCATAACGATACTTGGACCAGGAATGGATTTTTTCATAAGCGCATATAAGTCTATCAAAAACCTCTCCGCCAATATGGATGTGCTGGTCTCCATAGGCGTATTATCCGCTTACCTCTATAGTGTTTTAGCCCTGTATGGCATCTTTGGTATGACAGGTCACTCATTTTTTGAAACAGCCGTAATGCTAATCGCCTTTATTCGTATCGGGAAATATATGGAAGAACGGGTAAGGGGAAGGGCAGGACAGGCGCTGCAAAAGCTCCTGAGACTACAAGCGGGCAGGGCGCGATTACTGTCACCGGAAGGGAAAGAGCTGGAGGTGGATGCATCCGCCATTCAGAAGGGTGATGTGGTAGCGGTCAGGCCCGGAGAGATTATTCCTGTAGATGGCGAAGTTACGCAGGGTATCTCATCTGTGGACGAATCGATGGTAACAGGCGAATCAATGCCTGTCGTAAAACAAAAAGGCGATACGGTAGTGGGAGCAACAATTAATAAGACAGGATTCCTCATCGTGAGGACTACGAGGGTAGGTGAAGAAACCATCTTGTCACAGATTATTAACATGGTTGAAGAGGCCCAGATGGATAAACCACCCATCCAGCGATTTGTAGACAAGGTAACGAACATATTCGTACCGGTGGTAATAGGACTTTCTCTCGTAACATTTATGTGCTGGTACTTTCTTTTCTATAATTTTATTGGAGAACACTATTTTCTCTGGGCATTAAAGACAGCAATCGCCGTATTGGTAATCGCATGCCCCTGTGCAATGGGACTGGCCACTCCAACGGCCATTATGGTCAGCAGTGGCATAGGTCTCAACCGCTCTATCCTTATAAAACGCGCCAGCGCACTTGAAAAGATCGCGCAGCTCAATATCATAATCTTAGACAAGACAGGAACAATTACTGAGGGGCATTTTGCAGTAACGAACCTTATCGCATCAAAAGCCGCTCATGAAACTGAGTTCCTTGCAATCGCAGCAGCCGGATGTGCCTTTTCCAATCACCCCCTTTCCCAATCGGTTATAGAAGAGGCAAAGAAAAGGGGGGTTGCATGGGATACCGTGCAGGATTTTCAGGAAGAGCCAGGAGCCGGCATTACCGGTAAATATAACGGGAAGGATGTATTCATTGGAAATAAAGGCCTTATGACCTCGCATCAAATAAGAACCGACGAAGTAGATGATAAGGCAAAAGAATTAGAGATTCATGGAAAGTCGCTCATCTATGTGGCTTATGATCAAGCGCTTTTGGGTATTGTGGGTCTCATGGATACGATAAAGCAGAATGTACACGATGCGGTGAGATTATTAAAGCACATGAGCATACAGACCGTTATGATAACCGGCGATAGCGAGCAAGCGGCAAAAGCAGTGGCGTCAGAGGTTGGTATTGAGGAGTACCGGGCCAGGGTATTACCATCGGAAAAGATGGAGATTGTGAAGGGCTTTCAAAAGGACGGCATGCAGGTTGGAATGGTCGGAGACGGCATTAACGATGCCCCTGCGCTGGCGCAGGCCGATGTAGGGATTGCCATAGGAGCGGGGACGGATGTCGCAAAGGAAACTGGTGATATTGTCCTGGTAAGAAACGACGTGATGGATATTGTAAGGGCTATTCAGTTAGGGCGGCAGACATTAACCAAAATAAAGCAAAATCTTTTCTGGGCATTCTTTTACAACATCATCGGAATCCCCATCGCCGCCGGAGTACTGTACCCATTCTTTGGTATAAGCCTGAAGCCTGAGTATGCAGGGCTAGCAATGGCATTTTCATCGGTATCGGTAGTAACAAATTCCTTATTATTAAAACGCATTTCCTTTACATAG
- a CDS encoding DNA gyrase subunit A, protein MVENIKDLFIEEEMKDSYLNYAMSVIMSRALPDVRDGLKPSQRRILVAMNDLGLGPRSKFRKCAKIAGDTTGNYHPHGEQVVYPTLVRMAQDFNYRYPLIQGQGNFGSIDGDPPAAMRYTEARMTEVTMIIMEDLERETVDYVPNYDDTRQEPIVLPSKFPNLLCNGCSGIAVGMATSIPPHNVHEICDGIIKIIDNPDVTIDELMHIIKGPDFPTGALICGTEGIKEGYRTGRGTITVRARVHTETTKSGKKSLVVTEIPYQLNRDNILERIADLVKEDQLKGISDIRNESDREGSRLVIDLKKGEDEEVVLNQLYKHTKLQDSFSIIMIALVNNRPETLNLKQMLVYYIEHRKVVIIRRTQYLLAKAQARAHILEGLRIALQNIDKVIQLIKTSSSVDHARQELISQFSLSEVQANAILDMKLQRLTGLEQEKIEEEYKKLCADIKEYEAILANEKLVLAIIKKDIEEVKERFGDKRRTEIVNAITELNLEDLIAEENVAVIITHEGYIKRLPLTSYRKQHRGGKGVTGAEMKEGDFIEHLFVASTHDYILFFTDQGRVYWQKVYDIPQMGRTSKGRALINLLELKEDENVTSLIPVRDFDERQLVMATSNGIIKKTPLCAYGNPKKGGIIAITLDEGDKLICVKLTNGKQDIILGTEQGKAVRFSETDVRTMGRVTHGVKGITLKDSDKVRGMVIVDENASLLTVCEHGFGKRTDFGEYSAHHRGGQGVINIKTTDRNGKVVALLDVRDEDELIMITAKGMVIRTSVNTVRAIGRNTQGVKLFSVVEGDKLVSVARVVPEEATSEGGIEEPLAGEITNKEMTEESSQEETEE, encoded by the coding sequence ATGGTTGAAAATATAAAAGACTTATTCATTGAAGAAGAGATGAAGGATTCGTATCTGAATTATGCCATGAGCGTCATCATGAGCCGTGCACTTCCCGATGTAAGAGACGGCTTAAAGCCATCACAAAGACGCATCCTCGTTGCCATGAATGATCTTGGTTTGGGCCCTCGTTCCAAATTCAGAAAATGCGCTAAAATTGCGGGTGATACTACGGGTAATTACCATCCTCACGGCGAGCAGGTAGTCTATCCGACCCTTGTCCGTATGGCACAGGATTTTAATTACCGGTATCCTCTTATCCAGGGACAAGGAAATTTTGGTTCTATCGATGGTGATCCTCCTGCAGCTATGCGTTATACAGAGGCCCGCATGACGGAAGTCACTATGATTATTATGGAAGATCTTGAAAGAGAAACTGTTGATTACGTGCCTAATTACGATGATACGCGGCAGGAACCGATTGTCCTTCCATCGAAATTCCCCAATCTATTGTGTAACGGCTGTTCTGGCATTGCGGTGGGCATGGCTACCAGTATCCCGCCACACAATGTACATGAAATTTGTGATGGAATTATTAAAATTATTGATAATCCTGATGTCACTATTGATGAATTAATGCATATTATCAAAGGGCCGGATTTTCCTACAGGCGCATTGATTTGCGGTACTGAAGGTATTAAAGAAGGGTATCGGACGGGACGCGGAACGATTACGGTACGGGCACGCGTACATACAGAAACCACGAAGAGCGGGAAAAAAAGTCTTGTGGTAACCGAAATACCCTATCAATTGAACAGGGATAACATCCTGGAACGAATTGCTGACCTGGTAAAGGAAGACCAGCTTAAAGGTATCTCAGATATCCGTAACGAGAGTGACCGGGAAGGAAGCCGTCTGGTTATCGATTTAAAAAAGGGTGAGGATGAAGAAGTAGTTCTCAATCAACTTTACAAGCACACAAAACTTCAGGATAGTTTCAGCATTATTATGATTGCCCTGGTTAACAACCGGCCGGAGACGCTTAACCTAAAACAGATGTTAGTGTACTATATTGAGCATCGGAAGGTTGTTATTATACGCAGGACTCAATATTTACTGGCAAAAGCACAAGCGAGAGCTCATATCCTGGAAGGATTGAGGATCGCACTCCAAAACATTGATAAAGTTATCCAGTTAATCAAGACCTCCAGCTCTGTCGATCATGCACGACAGGAACTTATCAGTCAATTTTCCCTTTCCGAGGTTCAAGCGAATGCTATTCTGGATATGAAACTTCAAAGATTAACCGGTTTGGAGCAAGAGAAGATTGAGGAAGAGTATAAAAAACTGTGCGCCGATATTAAAGAATACGAGGCCATTCTTGCCAACGAAAAATTAGTATTGGCTATTATCAAAAAAGATATTGAAGAAGTTAAAGAGCGTTTTGGCGATAAGCGACGCACAGAAATTGTTAATGCAATTACCGAACTCAATCTGGAAGATCTTATCGCGGAGGAGAATGTCGCCGTTATCATTACCCATGAAGGGTATATTAAACGGCTGCCACTTACCTCATACCGGAAACAACATCGCGGCGGTAAAGGCGTTACCGGCGCCGAAATGAAAGAAGGAGATTTCATAGAACATCTGTTTGTAGCATCAACGCATGATTATATCCTGTTTTTTACTGACCAGGGCAGGGTTTACTGGCAAAAGGTTTACGATATTCCGCAAATGGGCAGGACATCAAAAGGGCGGGCGCTCATTAATTTGTTAGAACTGAAAGAAGACGAGAATGTAACCTCTCTCATTCCGGTACGGGATTTTGATGAACGGCAGTTGGTTATGGCAACCAGCAATGGCATTATTAAAAAGACGCCGTTGTGCGCTTATGGCAATCCGAAAAAGGGTGGTATTATTGCCATTACCCTCGACGAAGGGGATAAATTAATCTGTGTTAAATTAACCAACGGTAAACAAGATATTATTCTGGGCACAGAACAAGGAAAAGCCGTGCGTTTCTCCGAAACAGATGTAAGAACTATGGGGCGTGTAACTCATGGCGTAAAGGGAATAACGCTCAAGGACAGTGATAAGGTCCGGGGTATGGTAATTGTAGATGAAAACGCTTCCCTGCTGACCGTTTGCGAGCACGGCTTCGGAAAACGTACCGATTTCGGAGAGTATTCGGCTCACCATCGGGGTGGTCAAGGCGTTATTAATATTAAAACCACCGATAGAAACGGAAAGGTTGTGGCGCTGCTTGATGTCAGGGATGAGGATGAATTGATAATGATAACTGCAAAAGGTATGGTTATCCGTACATCGGTAAATACTGTTCGTGCCATAGGAAGAAATACCCAAGGGGTAAAACTCTTCTCTGTAGTAGAAGGTGATAAACTCGTTTCCGTTGCCCGCGTTGTCCCGGAAGAGGCAACTTCTGAAGGCGGTATAGAAGAACCATTGGCAGGAGAAATTACCAATAAAGAGATGACGGAAGAAAGCTCCCAGGAAGAAACGGAAGAGTAA
- a CDS encoding nucleoside diphosphate kinase, with product MADELTYALITPYSLLKSRTGGILGRLLSLANLELIGATMFAPSDDFVDKYCATIEEQDIKQAWKKVMINYINSNFRKENKFGITNRTVLLFFKGSHAIEKLKDDVIGPITSFQGHTIRGSFGDFVENSDGTMEYFEPAVVTSADPITNDKQLSLFAEYLPKDGGVLEDIIKFPEGVKAETTLVILKPFEEQSPLPGNIIDMFSRTGLFIVGLKLLRMSIAQAEEFYGPLINIFREKLKPKPEKIAEKLKESFKSCFTFEVPDAIIKNHAAELSEQLKDMNAMHEFNKIIQYMTGLDPEKTSPSDKEKPGTARCLALLYRGPDAIRKIRNILGPTDSKKGEPGKVRRIYGEDIMKNAAHASDAVENAERERKIIGLWENKEPYELKEIIEDYLRKK from the coding sequence ATGGCGGATGAACTTACGTATGCACTGATTACTCCCTACAGCCTTCTCAAAAGCCGGACTGGCGGTATTCTGGGGCGTCTACTTTCGTTAGCAAATCTTGAGCTTATCGGGGCAACAATGTTTGCGCCAAGTGATGATTTCGTCGATAAATATTGTGCAACTATTGAGGAACAGGATATCAAACAAGCATGGAAGAAAGTTATGATTAACTATATCAACAGTAACTTTCGTAAGGAAAATAAATTTGGGATTACCAACCGGACGGTATTGCTTTTCTTTAAGGGTTCCCATGCTATTGAAAAGTTAAAGGATGATGTAATCGGACCTATTACCAGTTTCCAGGGACATACCATTCGGGGCAGCTTTGGAGATTTTGTAGAAAATTCTGATGGCACCATGGAGTATTTTGAGCCGGCCGTCGTCACTTCAGCGGACCCTATTACTAACGATAAACAACTTTCCTTATTTGCCGAATATCTGCCAAAAGACGGAGGCGTTTTGGAAGATATCATTAAGTTTCCCGAAGGGGTAAAGGCAGAAACAACTTTGGTTATCCTGAAGCCGTTTGAGGAACAAAGTCCGCTACCCGGCAATATCATCGATATGTTTTCCCGAACGGGTTTATTCATTGTTGGACTAAAGCTTTTAAGAATGAGTATTGCACAGGCTGAAGAATTTTATGGCCCTTTAATAAACATATTTCGTGAAAAACTAAAGCCAAAACCAGAAAAAATAGCAGAAAAATTAAAAGAAAGTTTTAAATCCTGCTTCACCTTCGAAGTACCAGATGCTATTATTAAAAACCACGCAGCAGAATTATCAGAACAATTAAAAGATATGAATGCTATGCATGAATTCAATAAGATCATACAGTATATGACAGGCCTGGACCCTGAAAAGACAAGCCCGTCCGATAAGGAAAAACCAGGGACTGCGCGTTGCCTAGCCCTTTTATACCGCGGGCCGGATGCCATCCGTAAAATCAGAAATATTCTGGGGCCTACCGATTCAAAGAAAGGGGAGCCTGGTAAAGTCCGCAGAATTTACGGAGAAGATATCATGAAGAATGCTGCTCACGCCTCAGATGCTGTGGAAAATGCTGAGAGGGAACGAAAAATTATCGGATTGTGGGAGAACAAGGAGCCGTATGAGCTTAAGGAAATAATCGAAGATTATTTACGGAAAAAGTAG
- a CDS encoding putative transcriptional regulator, with product MESVEKLTHVLRNNGMKITPQRLMIFKILENNTSHPSAEEVFKRVKKIYPAVSFTTIYKTLETLRDLGEVKELIIDEDRKHYDPNTNSHHHFICSTCKKILDIFEDFSSHIKLPDSLKSDYTVFGFQISFYGICKECG from the coding sequence ATGGAATCTGTAGAAAAATTAACTCATGTATTACGAAATAACGGTATGAAAATCACCCCACAACGGCTGATGATTTTTAAAATTTTAGAGAATAACACTTCTCATCCATCTGCCGAAGAAGTTTTTAAAAGGGTAAAGAAGATCTATCCTGCCGTATCATTTACCACAATCTATAAGACCTTAGAAACCTTAAGAGATCTCGGTGAGGTTAAAGAGCTTATTATCGATGAAGACCGTAAACACTATGACCCCAACACGAACTCTCACCATCACTTCATCTGCTCTACCTGTAAAAAGATACTTGACATCTTTGAAGATTTCTCTTCACATATTAAATTACCTGATTCTCTCAAAAGTGATTACACGGTTTTTGGATTTCAGATATCCTTCTACGGTATCTGCAAAGAGTGCGGTTAA